Proteins from a single region of Megalopta genalis isolate 19385.01 chromosome 3, iyMegGena1_principal, whole genome shotgun sequence:
- the LOC117223038 gene encoding uncharacterized protein LOC117223038, with amino-acid sequence MKRNRHGALLWFFLRVLAIRSILAKELTIDIDLEKPVAIADEKFLSLTIDPATLVRGAALSSDFERSTRLAHALRPAYVRLGGPRGTLYRFGKEDPPDNEINRGHLISESDWALVYQWAEKSGLDVIACISAENDERQGSSLDAEEIVSFSDQMGFNASWQLGYECQNRCNASAADLAKRLVVLRETLNAFPRYANSMIVGPDIVAYETRKERQYLQDYFNGAGNALSAITWHPKFDSINSDSEGVLIQPGDLEKEKKDLYKVIGWFMKNRPLWIAESKPEEYKSLYLGALLLARRLGNAARSNVDVIMRQPEDLTQPSPDYWVSLLHKTLVGRQVFDGHVETDENNHVYLYYQCTKSSSRYKPGSITIFGVNFNPEDVEIRLKGAPVTTLHEYLLSPGFDATNRMFSRSVLLNNETLALLNDDVPEMKPIISSNPEGLGISLPSAGVGFWVLPDFKVKSCMEPELSQDPNPMEDAGTIQDQQMKSHVTRSVDKETSQRDRRRSRDKRGRRLFGRRKPSTQRPPLNFDDDTQSLLQKYKNDIAVLERIAGSGKTRTAVRFAINEILRKSKNLIHEVERATSSRAAKEALNALGLLLTRVPLFEMNVAGFQRTKRAKRELFDESSLETENPLGKGFRQSDIKERRSSQKIKRDFVDAVRPRIFDRGGDSEDDSFYGFFETDPVEGFPTGDVFFETENYKRNFGGGSGIHREGDPAQDYGDPDDIVEPWMDDEGDYDFYQPREYFAGGRSGGVEPGELWEDEGADYGRPKNEDSKRQGDRGSLSRLTGYYEARQRRNFGNRQRRTLELKDPEFLMQFKDPEVRGVRRMKRKGSDLGAILDQEMIEEDDANSKDCNCRVIRDTDPCVHRRKRNVADTGSSLEIVLEQDETTDNDGIVPEEVEVFSELEGEPMAVLRAQSSKLKIERETVPEAFQVEESLSEPEVVSTRISEHAESQEGLEPLEVDDEATADSASLLNHEEDDLKSSRAVKRDRKGLFLGEDEKTEEKKKIDNHEAVEKSAARHGETSPAETINNDEEASGTKILSATLDPVTLHEENVTQRTEGDDEDVKVAKGSSKRQADDDAQSVVLANAGEVPENVKVGSSKALRPIKKRLRIPISARGKISKILPWERRVLERARAMLALKKVADERKKRKLEESAVTGDAPARLLESQIERIRKRLRENHHKWLRLFRRKKLEEHGEHNKRLGRREAWQTIKDDEDLRDAMMMMHEPRRKERASETVDDDEDLSAMEVGKPRNIRERFSFLPRERRIIRDSEIIEHSNPREMQEGVIRLKDVLEKAVRGRVSDDRRDGQSYYALVESVEDPRFFHYPAGLQEEEDNNEQMITYPNSDSSEETYDLPRYRLQPDGLEILGSSEKYEDSGEKGLASSGEVYVIDPSTYRGGEPALQLYRQPSGLRNPGKSRIINLYNIQRARQNAYSKRKAKIADPESSEIRDEEEDAELDALIESLNSLSAAKLFSILFNKNDINKGKQNVRSIKEETTPAGEIEESLESAEDTEKGEVSEEQVSEESRQGEQEDFSGSSELVNIRNRRDIYDQSRLTRKQPREIKKTNKHNNARLEESSLESPADNSVRIFKNEYDKAVSVKEPSSRRRISSKGVKFPSPSKLAEISEEHDDTIAATNTEELAKDPVEGAKDNLDLQSNQSGFMVTPWTRSLVRPKREAVDQEAEQVQVQHTEATTTEIPSSSESGEVEAAMPKKKPPKKYSVAGSLFNYLTGKKNLRKGGKEDLPSFIEASIPKVGMVVVDSLQKAQNVTGSVEQLIDDLEKRFESTTSSEEMIDDQSTGMTRPAFQSAITNVKKFFMVLAGIAHALRGIDVKLLGENIKTCMQLCRIYASNLGSHSRRAISIAFASKRKFGSFDDKRGKLNRAATTRVIFVTIMDRSVIVYAIFLALAATISCKSLGSSKEDTTDASTATIPNGPPTIPESSSEENLSSDNDKRMRRSGGIDCSSQKLQKTKRCKSLLLGDPQSQLVSQKSPNAALKQDTAQDRLLAMARSLRDKLKTRDYIVGAAPDRFPSRTKVIDNDDYVCYCREKSNPLSRKDGLSRQPLTEKTKSERRNDIKKMLPGESRLQQRPLYQHQPYPYEGFHQYLPNLLPGKMNPIPHAGNHGQLSYLPYIYHINPSTLPIANQGHSPTRISVPFRPFAGKHDSVVGQRTPDSSRNQQTLVQRPSPPKHSPTRQRNSTASSKTTKTVDGAQTGPRKTPGNFNYDLQSVKQSPKHTPSKTVPASNGNALVGAAEPEDKSETGSETTDYSGIEEVTSIQFTSEVYDDDLHDNEPDLGTTDTSIPDLTTTVEDTLIDPVENPLKDDSGVANTEDVVVGKSNPSRKYCVPDSKMNLKSTLESTLESSTEDPLQDDTGLANKEDVSDPLGQSSIDDPSKDPASKNGEDSNLDDFERGPGFEQTTALISEGLTDENVAAGNINQYVTPGGFFTEDYSADNGSPLKDDHERDNLNSEEPGSEDREEGNDSSMDKQSPDDVTQRNNEDLVNGNEEQVGAADPGATTERGLPFCDNSLLQKSIKAVINNFATGNSAETVGSSELLGSAKDDLMKEILDVPNLKGILSLPPLERTVLDNVKNLLAGVTGVPRSKFDEEWPTSVIRDNLHQSLDVAPATNTQLPANTVKERQFKNGKWITSIVTLAPTSVDGEGDLDDAEKLRASIKDLLRDPAVSMEAAKHPAVQNMIVQSMRNSFQNSSSDLIQAILGNEVSLMEMETTETATTDSAAEQTQAGDLQNVDMNELLKIAEGEAGIAESGSTTTQNGPLGSSTVNYKDTAVGYVSSAQKDAQTELPDDISNEEEGSLELPENKEEESLVEKSTESLGPYSDAKESITESLADLVGATDDPRIAENLEEPSTSSDTELPSPMTDLPLVEEGMETLNPEVGEERREESVTENPCGVVASRKRITDESLVPEEDDVVFSTTPFVLDDAESTEEVVGGPRSEVDSPDYTYFGKITVKKNNDDVESLRNSELFYVGDGVKLPLEIRKQSDGSYALSISRKVCEHLLNKECPCCVPTNGNVVRTPRKQPEMKDEEGKKKIKKRESISVGETEHGSADDSLQISMPVETFAKRYNLSLNLEKVQAPWNFGGKIDEPAKNRASYFSKKEFVEGNLRSLLAVHGDQDATEYDSYDNSDEINNKYRRQRYRKFDKYRYERNIDEKVNERVAIVTDVLNWLRDMILANNPWA; translated from the exons ATGAAGCGTAACAGGCACGGTGCTTTGCTCTGGTTTTTCCTGCGCGTTCTCGCGATTCGATCTATCCTCGCTAAAGAGTTGACGATCGATATAGATCTCGAGAAACCGGTCGCGATCGCCGACGAGAAGTTCCTCAGCCTGACGATCGATCCTGCGACTTTGGTGCGTGGCGCAGCTCTCAG CAGCGACTTCGAAAGGAGCACGCGTCTAGCACACGCTCTGAGACCGGCCTACGTTCGTCTTGGAGGACCTCGCGGTACCCTCTACCGATTCGGCAAAGAGGATCCCCCGGACAACGAGATCAATCGTGGCCACTTGATCTCCG AATCCGATTGGGCGTTGGTGTACCAGTGGGCGGAAAAATCGGGGCTCGACGTGATTGCTTGCATTTCGGCTGAGAACGATGAGAGACAAGGGAGCTCTCTGGATGCCGAGGAAATTGTTTCCTTCAGCGATCAGATGGGTTTCAATGCGAGCTGGCAGCTGGGATACG AATGCCAGAACAGATGCAACGCATCGGCTGCGGATCTAGCGAAACGGTTGGTGGTTCTGAGAGAAACTCTGAACGCGTTTCCCAGATACGCGAACAGTATGATCGTCGGGCCAGATATCGTGGCCTATGAAACCAGGAAGGAAAGACAGTACCTTCAGGATTACTTCAATGGCGCTGGCAATGCACTCTCAGCTATCACTTGGCACCC GAAATTCGACTCTATCAATTCGGACAGCGAAGGGGTTCTGATACAACCGGGCGATTTGGAGAAAGAGAAGAAGGATCTTTACAAGGTTATCGGTTGGTTTATGAAGAATCGACCGCTGTGGATTG CCGAATCGAAGCCAGAAGAGTACAAGAGCCTGTATCTCGGTGCCCTGTTGCTGGCTAGGCGATTAGGCAATGCAGCGAGATCAAATGTGGACGTAATCATGAGGCAACCTGAAGACCTGACTCAGCCGAGTCCA GATTACTGGGTGTCCTTGCTCCACAAAACCCTCGTCGGCCGTCAGGTATTCGACGGGCATGTCGAAACCGACGAGAACAATCACGTGTACCTCTACTATCAATGCACGAAATCATCGAGCAGATACAAGCCGGGATCCATCACGATTTTCGGGGTGAACTTCAACCCCGAAGACGTCGAGATTCGTCTGAAAGGTGCTCCAGTCACCACGCTTCACGAGTATCTACTCTCGCCTGGCTTCGACGCGACGAATCGGATGTTCTCCAG GAGCGTTCTATTGAACAATGAAACGCTGGCCCTATTAAACGACGACGTTCCCGAGATGAAACCAATCATCTCGAGCAATCCGGAGGGACTGGGAATCAGCTTGCCCTCGGCTGGCGTCGGCTTCTGGGTCCTTCCCGACTTCAAG GTAAAATCGTGCATGGAACCTGAACTGTCGCAAGATCCGAACCCCATGGAAGACGCGGGTACCATTCAAGACCAGCAAATGAAATCCCACGTGACAAGATCCGTGGACAAGGAAACCTCGCAAAGGGACAGAAGGAGGTCCAGGGACAAACGAGGTCGTAGATTATTCGGAAGACGAAAGCCCAGCACCCAGAGACCTCCTCTGAATTTCGACGACGACACGCAGAGTTTGCTGCAGAAGTACAAGAACGACATCGCCGTCCTCGAACGCATAGCCGGTTCGGGCAAGACCAGAACTGCGGTGAGATTCGCGATCAACGAGATCCTGAGGAAATCAAAGAACTTGATACACGAGGTGGAACGCGCGACTTCTAGCCGCGCGGCGAAGGAGGCGCTGAATGCTCTGGGACTTCTGCTAACTCGCGTGCCCCTGTTCGAGATGAACGTCGCCGGTTTTCAAAGGACGAAGAGGGCGAAGAGGGAGCTGTTCGATGAGTCCTCGTTAGAGACGGAGAATCCCCTGGGGAAAGGGTTCAGACAGAGCGACATCAAAGAGCGTCGAAGTAGTCAGAAGATCAAAAGAGATTTCGTAGACGCGGTTCGGCCGAGAATCTTCGATCGAGGAGGCGACAGCGAGGACGACAGCTTCTACGGGTTCTTCGAGACCGATCCTGTCGAAGGGTTCCCTACGGGAGACGTCTTCTTTGAGACTGAAAACTATAAACGAAACTTCGGTGGAGGCAGCGGGATCCATCGAGAGGGAGATCCTGCGCAGGATTATGGGGATCCTGACGACATCGTGGAGCCTTGGATGGACGACGAAGGCGACTATGATTTCTACCAGCCAAGAGAATACTTTGCCGGTGGAAGAAGTGGCGGAGTAGAGCCTGGCGAGCTCTGGGAGGACGAGGGAGCAGATTATGGTCGTCCGAAGAACGAAGATTCGAAAAGACAAGGTGATAGAGGCAGCCTGAGTAGACTCACCGGTTACTACGAGGCCAGGCAACGAAGGAACTTTGGTAACAGACAACGGAGGACCTTGGAGCTCAAAGATCCAGAATTTTTGATGCAGTTCAAAGACCCAGAAGTTCGAGGTGTGAGAAGGATGAAGAGGAAAGGATCGGACTTGGGAGCTATTCTAGATCAAGAGATGATCGAGGAGGACGATGCAAATTCGAAGGACTGCAACTGCAGGGTCATCAGAGACACTGATCCGTGTGTCCACAGACGGAAGCGAAACGTCGCCGATACTGGAAGTAGCTTGGAGATCGTGTTGGAGCAAGATGAGACCACGGACAATGATGGGATCGTCCCTGAGGAGGTGGAGGTATTTTCTGAATTAGAGGGTGAGCCTATGGCGGTGCTGCGGGCGCAGTCCTCGAAGTTGAAGATCGAAAGAGAAACAGTGCCAGAGGCATTCCAAGTGGAGGAATCTTTGAGCGAGCCAGAAGTTGTTTCGACGCGAATTAGTGAACACGCTGAGTCTCAAGAAGGGTTAGAACCCCTCGAGGTCGATGATGAAGCGACAGCAGACTCTGCGTCGCTGTTGAACCACGAAGAGGACGATTTAAAGTCGTCGAGAGCAGTCAAACGTGACAGAAAAGGACTTTTTCTCGGCGAAGATGAGAAGACAGAGGAGAAGAAAAAGATTGATAATCACGAGGCTGTTGAGAAGAGTGCTGCAAGGCATGGAGAGACTTCTCCGGCCGAGACGATTAATAACGACGAAGAAGCCTCGGGAACGAAAATTCTTAGCGCGACATTGGACCCAGTTACCTTACACGAAGAGAACGTTACGCAGAGAACTGAGGGCGATGATGAGGACGTCAAAGTTGCCAAAGGAAGCTCGAAGAGACAAGCTGACGACGACGCTCAGTCCGTGGTACTTGCGAACGCTGGAGAAGTACCCGAGAACGTCAAAGTTGGGTCGTCGAAAGCTCTAAGACCGATTAAAAAGCGATTAAGAATTCCAATCAGCGCGAGGGGAAAGATATCGAAGATTCTGCCGTGGGAGAGGCGCGTGTTGGAACGAGCTAGAGCCATGCTGGCTCTGAAGAAGGTCGCGGACGAGAGAAAAAAGAGGAAACTCGAGGAATCGGCTGTCACAGGAGACGCCCCGGCAAGGCTTCTCGAATCTCAGATTGAAAGGATCAGGAAAAGGCTGAGAGAGAATCATCACAAGTGGCTGAGGCTGTTCCGCAGGAAGAAACTTGAAGAGCATGGCGAACATAACAAGAGGCTCGGCAGGAGAGAAGCCTGGCAGACGATCAAGGATGACGAGGATCTAAGAGACGCGATGATGATGATGCACGAGCCGAGGAGGAAGGAGAGAGCCAGTGAAACAGTGGACGATGATGAAGATTTATCTGCGATGGAGGTCGGGAAGCCTCGCAACATCCGCGAGAGGTTCTCCTTCCTGCCGAGGGAACGTCGAATCATTCGAGACTCCGAGATCATAGAGCATTCTAATCCTCGAGAAATGCAGGAGGGAGTTATTAGGTTGAAGGATGTGCTGGAGAAGGCTGTCAGGGGACGCGTTAGTGACGACAGGAGGGATGGTCAGTCTTATTACGCCCTCGTCGAGAGCGTGGAGGATCCACGATTTTTCCATTATCCAGCTGGACTGCAAGAGGAAGAAGATAATAACGAGCAG ATGATAACTTATCCAAACTCGGACAGCAGCGAAGAGACCTACGATCTTCCAAGATACAGACTACAGCCAGACGGACTAGAGATTCTTGGTTCTAGCGAGAAGTACGAGGATTCGGGAGAAAAGGGACTGGCAAGCAGCGGAGAAGTATACGTGATCGATCCCTCGACGTACAGAGGAGGAGAACCCGCTTTGCAGTTGTACAGACAGCCATCGGGACTCAGGAACCCTGGAAAATCgagaattattaatttatataatattcaacGAGCTCGTCAGAATGCGTACAGCAAACGCAAAGCTAAAATTGCGGACCCAGAGTCCTCGGAGATCCGGGACGAGGAGGAGGACGCTGAATTGGACGCATTGATCGAATCTCTCAATTCGCTATCTGCTGCCAAGCTTTTTAGTATTTTGTTCAATAAGAACGATATTAACAAAGGAAAACAGAATGTGCGGTCGATCAAGGAAGAAACAACACCAGCGGGCGAGATCGAAGAAAGTTTAGAGAGCGCGGAGGATACGGAGAAGGGTGAGGTATCCGAAGAACAAGTCTCCGAGGAAAGTCGACAAGGCGAACAGGAAGATTTCTCTGGAAGCTCGGAGCTGGTGAATATTAGAAATCGCAGGGACATATACGACCAGTCGCGTTTAACGCGAAAACAGCCTCGGGAGATCAAGAAAACTAACAAGCACAACAACGCGCGCCTCGAGGAGTCTTCGCTAGAGAGTCCTGCCGACAATTCTGTGAGGATCTTCAAGAACGAATACGACAAGGCAGTTTCTGTCAAAGAACCAAGTTCTAGGAGAAGAATTTCCTCGAAAGGCGTCAAGTTTCCAAGTCCGTCGAAACTGGCCGAGATTTCGGAAGAACATGATGATACGATTGCTGCGACAAATACTGAAGAGCTAGCTAAAGATCCAGTTGAGGGAGCGAAAGACAATTTGGACTTGCAGTCCAATCAGTCCGGGTTTATGGTGACGCCTTGGACCAGGAGTTTGGTTAGACCGAAAAGAGAAGCCGTAGATCAGGAGGCAGAGCAAGTACAG GTACAGCACACGGAAGCCACAACGACAGAGATTCCAAGCAGCAGCGAATCAGGCGAGGTCGAGGCCGCGATGCCCAAGAAGAAGCCGCCGAAGAAGTATTCCGTAGCGGGGAGTCTATTCAATTATCTGACAGGGAAGAAGAATCTACGGAAAGGTGGCAAAGAGGATCTGCCATCGTTCATCGAGGCCAGCATACCGAAAGTGGGGATGGTCGTGGTCGACAGTTTGCAGAAAGCTCAGAACGTAACAGGCTCCGTCGAACAATTGATCGACGATCTAGAGAAAAGATTCGAGAGCACCACGAGCTCCGAAGAAATGATCGATGACCAATCGACTGGCATGACTCGGCCCGCTTTCCAATCCGCAATCACGAACGTCAAGAAGTTCTTCATGGTCCTCGCCGGTATCGCGCACGCTTTACGagga ATCGATGTTAAATTGTTAGGCGA GAACATCAAAACATGCATGCAACTTTGTCGAATATATGCGTCGAACCTCGGATCGCACAGTCGTCGAGCGATCTCGATAGCGTTCGCTTCGAAGAGGAAATTTGGATCGTTTGATGATAAACGAGGGAAACTAAACCGCGCTGCGACTACGCGAGTGATATTCGTGACCATCATGGATCGATCGGTGATCGTTTACGCGATATTTCTCGCCCTGGCCGCGACCATAAGCTGCAAGAGCCTTGGAAGCAGCAAAGAAGATACAACCGACGCAAG CACCGCAACAATTCCAAATGGTCCCCCAACGATCCCCGAATCGTCCTCGGAAGAAAATTTGTCATCagacaatgacaaaaggatgcGCAGAAGCGGGGGAATAGACTGCTCGTCCCAGAAGCTTCAAAAAACCAAACGCTGTAAATCTCTGTTACTTGGAGATCCGCAGAGCCAACTAGTCTCTCAAAAATCTCCAAATGCAGCTTTAAAACAGGATACAGCGCAGGATCGTCTATTGGCAATGGCCAGAAGCCTGCGAGACAAGCTGAAGACTAGAGACTACATCGTGGGAGCAGCTCCCGATCGTTTTCCATCGAGAACCAAGGTAATTGACAACGACGACTACGTTTGTTACTGTCGGGAGAAGAGTAATCCACTTTCGCGGAAAGACGGACTGTCTCGACAGCCGCTGACAGAGAAGACTAAATCTGAGAGGAGGAACGATATCAAAAAGATGCTGCCCGGCGAGAGCAGGCTGCAGCAAAGACCGCTCTACCAGCATCAGCCGTATCCGTACGAAGGCTTTCATCAATATTTGCCCAACCTGCTGCCCGGAAAAATGAATCCGATTCCACATGCAGGGAATCATGGCCAACTATCGTACCTGCCCTATATCTATCACATCAATCCCTCGACGCTGCCAATCGCGAATCAAGGCCACAGCCCAACGAGGATCAGCGTGCCGTTCAGGCCATTCGCCGGCAAACACGACTCTGTGGTTGGGCAACGTACACCCGACTCCTCTCGGAATCAACAAACTCTTGTGCAACGACCCAGTCCTCCCAAGCATTCGCCCACTCGGCAAAGAAATTCCACAGCGTCATCGAAAACGACCAAGACTGTCGACGGGGCACAAACTGGTCCGAGGAAAACGCCCGGAAACTTCAATTACGATTTGCAATCTGTGAAACAATCTCCCAAGCACACACCAAGCAAAACGGTACCAGCATCCAACGGTAATGCTCTTGTGGGAGCTGCTGAGCCCGAGGACAAATCTGAAACAGGAAGTGAGACGACTGATTACTCTGGTATCGAGGAAGTGACCAGCATACAGTTCACGTCGGAGGTTTACGACGATGATTTACACGACAACGAACCTGATTTGGGTACAACCGATACGTCTATTCCTGATTTAACGACGACCGTGGAGGATACCTTGATAGATCCTGTGGAAAATCCTCTGAAGGATGATTCAGGGGTAGCTAATACCGAGGATGTTGTGGTAGGCAAGAGCAATCCTTCTCGGAAATACTGCGTGCCTGATTCAAAGATGAACTTGAAGAGTACCTTGGAGAGTACCTTGGAGAGTTCCACGGAAGATCCTCTACAAGATGATACGGGGCTAGCTAACAAGGAAGATGTTTCAGATCCTTTGGGACAGTCCTCGATCGATGACCCAAGCAAGGATCCAGCGTCGAAGAACGGCGAGGATTCCAATCTTGATGACTTCGAGCGTGGTCCAGGCTTCGAACAGACAACGGCGTTAATCTCGGAGGGTTTAACGGACGAGAACGTCGCAGCGGGGAATATCAATCAGTACGTCACTCCCGGAGGATTTTTCACAGAAGATTACTCGGCGGATAACGGCAGCCCATTAAAGGACGATCACGAGCGGGACAATTTGAATTCGGAGGAGCCCGGCTCGGAGGATCGGGAAGAAGGTAACGATTCTTCGATGGACAAGCAGTCCCCGGACGATGTTACCCAGAGGAATAACGAGGATTTGGTAAATGGGAACGAGGAGCAGGTCGGCGCGGCGGATCCTGGAGCAACGACGGAGCGAGGGTTGCCGTTCTGCGACAATTCGCTGCTGCAGAAGTCGATTAAGGCGGTAATTAATAACTTCGCAACCGGGAACTCGGCTGAAACCGTCGGAAGCAGCGAGTTGCTTGGCTCTGCGAAGGATGATTTAATGAAGGAAATCCTGGACGTTCCGAACCTGAAAGGTATTTTGTCCTTGCCACCGCTGGAGCGTACGGTCCTGGACAACGTGAAGAATCTACTGGCTGGGGTGACCGGCGTGCCAAGGAGCAAATTCGACGAAGAATGGCCTACCAGCGTGATCAGGGATAATTTGCACCAATCGCTGGATGTTGCACCTGCCACGAACACGCAGCTTCCAGCGAATACCGTTAAAGAAAGACAATTCAAGAATGGAAAGTGGATTACCAGCATCGTTACATTGGCGCCGACGTCGGTCGATGGAGAAGGGGATCTTGATGATGCTGAGAAACTGCGAGCCTCCATCAAGGACCTCCTCAGGGATCCTGCAGTCAGCATGGAG GCTGCGAAACACCCTGCTGTGCAGAACATGATCGTCCAGAGCATGCGGAACAGCTTCCAGAACTCAAGCAGCGACTTGATCCAGGCTATCCTCGGCAACGAGGTGAGTCTGATGGAGATGGAGACCACAGAAACGGCCACAACTGACAGCGCCGCAGAACAAACGCAGGCAGGCGATCTTCAAAACGTCGACATGAATGAATTGTTAAAGATCGCAGAAGGAGAAGCAGGCATCGCCGAATCTGGGTCAACGACGACCCAGAACGGACCCCTAGGGAGCTCTACAGTAAACTACAAGGACACAGCAGTTGGATATGTCTCGAGTGCCCAAAAGGATGCTCAAACAGAACTGCCGGACGATATTTCTAATGAAGAGGAGGGCTCCTTGGAACTGCCAGAGAATAAAGAAGAAGAAAGCTTGGTAGAAAAGTCAACAGAGTCACTGGGTCCATATTCAGATGCAAAAGAATCCATCACAGAGTCTCTTGCCGACCTCGTTGGAGCAACGGATGATCCCAGGATCGCAGAAAACCTCGAAGAGCCGTCTACTTCTTCAGATACCGAGCTACCTTCACCCATGACAGACTTACCACTGGTTGAAGAAGGTATGGAGACATTAAACCCAGAAGTTGGAGAAGAAAGGAGAGAAGAATCAGTCACGGAAAACCCCTGTGGAGTTGTTGCTTCGAGGAAAAGAATCACGGATGAGTCTTTAGTTCCAGAAGAGGATGATGTCGTCTTCTCGACGACGCCCTTCGTGCTAGATGATGCTGAGAGTACGGAGGAGGTAGTGGGTGGGCCAAGAAGCGAGGTAGATTCCCCTGATTACACGTACTTTGGCAAGATAACCGTGAAGAAGAACAATGACGACGTGGAGAGTCTTCGGAATTCTGAGTTGTTTTATGTCGGGGATGGTGTCAAGCTGCCGTTGGAGATCAGGAAGCAGAGCGACGGATCCTACGCGTTGTCTATCTCCAGGAAGGTCTGTGAACACCTGCTGAATAAGGAATGTCCTTGCTGCGTGCCCACGAACGGCAACGTCGTTCGCACCCCGAGGAAACAACCGGAAATGAAGGATGAGGAGGGAAAGAAGAAAATCAAGAAACGCGAATCGATTTCAGTGGGAGAAACAGAGCACGGTTCGGCTGACGACAGCTTGCAGATCTCAATGCCCGTGGAAACTTTCGCGAAGAGATACAATCTGTCGCTGAACTTGGAAAAAGTGCAAGCTCCGTGGAATTTCGGTGGGAAGATCGACGAGCCGGCGAAAAATCGAGCCAGCTATTTTAGTAAGAAAGAATTCGTCGAGGGGAATCTAAGAAGCTTGCTGGCTGTCCATGGAGACCAGGATGCAACGGAATATGATTCTTATGACAACAGCGACGagattaataataaataccGACGACAGAGGTACAGGAAGTTTGATAAATACAGGTACGAGAGGAACATTGACGAAAAGGTGAACGAACGTGTGGCGATTGTCACGGATGTATTGAACTGGCTGAGGGATATGATCTTGGCCAATAATCCTTGGGCCTAG
- the Vps24 gene encoding vacuolar protein sorting 24, translating into MGLFGKSQEKNPKEMVQEWTHKLRKEGYQLDRQVRAIQREEEKVKRSLKDAAKKGDKDVCKILAKEIIRARKACNKIYTSKAHLNSVSLQMKNQLATIRVAGSVSKSTEVMQAMQSLVRVPEVAATMRELSKEMMKAGIIEEMLDETMDSIEDADDVEDEADEEVDKILWEVTAGQLGTAPAVVTENPGSVVASTSTEEEGEVADDELEEMKMRLQSLRS; encoded by the exons ATGGGCTTGTTCGGAAAATCTCAAGAAAAAAATCCGAAGGAAATG GTTCAAGAATGGACTCACAAATTGAGGAAGGAGGGTTATCAGTTAGACAGACAGGTTAGAG CAATTCAACGTGAAGAAGAGAAAGTGAAACGTTCTCTGAAAGATGCAGCAAAAAAGGGAGACAAAGATGTGTGCAAGATCCTTGCTAAGGAGATCATACGAGCACGTAAAGCTTGCAATAAGATTTATACCTCGAAAGCACATCTGAACTCTGTGTCCCTGCAAATGAAAAATCAATTAGCAACGATCAGAGTTGCAGGCTCTGTTTCAAAGTCCACGGAGGTGATGCAAGCGATGCAGTCACTAGTCAGAGTGCCAGAAGTGGCAGCCACAATGAGAGAATTATCTAAAGAAATGATGAAAGCTGGTATCATTGAAGAAATGTTAGATGAGACTATGGACTCTATTGAAGATGCTGACGATGTAGAAGATGAAGCGGATGAGGAAGTAGACAAA ATTCTATGGGAAGTAACAGCAGGCCAACTAGGCACAGCACCTGCTGTAGTCACAGAAAATCCAGGATCTGTAGTAGCGTCCACATCCacggaagaagaaggagaagttGCGGACGATGAGCttgaagaaatgaaaatgagACTACAGAGTTTACGTAGTTAG
- the LOC117223043 gene encoding uncharacterized protein LOC117223043 → MHSKSENCIEHPLGILCKCAEYQSVIKKFRSCNIGTWNPLLPKINIEPIASAEVSWINNHMKVDKDVTKPIIKYTREKLNITASNVAKVWLPISQDAISLKSIKISWKLWK, encoded by the exons ATGCACTCTAAATCTGAAAATTGTATAGAGCATCCGCTTGGCATATTGTGCAAATGTGCAGAGTACCAAAGCGTGATTAAAAAATTTAGATCTTGTAACATTGGTACATGGAATCCATTATTACCGAAGATAAACATCG AACCAATTGCTTCAGCAGAAGTTTCATGGATAAACAATCATATGAAAGTGGACAAAGATGTAACGAAGCCTATAATTAAGTATACTCGAgagaaattaaatattactGCGAGCAATGTAGCCAAAGTATGGTTACCCATATCACAAGATGCAATTTCTTTAAAATCTATAAAGATATCTTGGAAATTATGGAAATAA